The sequence AAGTGCTCGTGATCGGCTGCGGCGGCGGAGGATCCAATACGGTAAGCAGGATGTCTACGGAGGGCATCACGGGAGCGGACCTTTATGCGGTAAATACCGATGCACAGCACCTGCTTCATACGAAGGCCAACAAAAAGTTCCTCATAGGAAAGAAACTTACCAGAGGCTTTGGCGCGGGCAGCATACCTGAGGTCGGGGAGAACGCGGCCAAAGAAAGCATAAACGAGCTAAAATCTGCTATCACTAAGTCAGATATGGTATTCATCACATGCGGCCTCGGAGGAGGCACGGGCACAGGATCGGCCCCTGTAGTGGCATCCATCGCAAAAGAGGGAGGCGCGCTGACGATCGCTGTGGTCACCATGCCTTTCAAGGTAGAGGGCACCTCGAGGAAAAAGAATGCTGATTCGGGATTGGCCAAACTGAGGGCGAGTGCCGATACGGTCATAGTGGTACCGAACGATAAGCTTCTGGAGGTCGTCCCGAACCTGCCGCTGCAAAAAGCTTTCAAGGTAGCGGACGAGGTATTGACACATGCCGTCAAGGGCATCACTGAGCTTGTGACCAAGCCGGGACTTGTCAACCTTGACTTTGCCGATGTTAAGACAGTGATGTCGAACGGGGGCGTCGCGATGATAGGTCTTGGCGAGGCCAGGGG is a genomic window of Methanooceanicella nereidis containing:
- the ftsZ gene encoding cell division protein FtsZ, encoding MGEIIDSEEHYPSIIDGEGPVTESTDIGDTDEDIIRVMQQLKTKVLVIGCGGGGSNTVSRMSTEGITGADLYAVNTDAQHLLHTKANKKFLIGKKLTRGFGAGSIPEVGENAAKESINELKSAITKSDMVFITCGLGGGTGTGSAPVVASIAKEGGALTIAVVTMPFKVEGTSRKKNADSGLAKLRASADTVIVVPNDKLLEVVPNLPLQKAFKVADEVLTHAVKGITELVTKPGLVNLDFADVKTVMSNGGVAMIGLGEARGEDRAEESVKKALKSPLLDINISSATAAIVNVVGGEDMSISEAEKVVEEVYGAIDQDARLIWGAHVDPDLEDSIRTMVIITGVNSPQILGKDTVTIKEQKAAQAQKYGIDFIR